The following are from one region of the Candidatus Neomarinimicrobiota bacterium genome:
- a CDS encoding T9SS type A sorting domain-containing protein yields MLYSIIRFILFYTVILSTAFPQGTNVELLGQFITPGDAVSVFIDGNYAYIADANRDSLLIVDVSDAGNPFKVGSVDIPAPAIQDVYVAGNLAYVLSTQVFYIVDVSVPSNPLQVGTVPQDGRGVFVSSNIAYIASRLNGPQLITVDVSVPSSPVVLSSFGVFGGIGSTGWDVFTVGNTAYMAADTSGLRIINVVDPSSPTELGFYNTPGNSRGVFVTGSFAYVADGDSGLRIIDVSVPSSPNEVGFYDTPGFAWAVQVLGDFAYIADGWSGIRIIDVSDPTAPISVGNYDFDRHARSVFVSNDGTIYVTTNVLAANGLFIFKGPIATVTAPSGIIASGDTSFVPSFVTVSDLSNLNVTSAELVLTHDSSLTAVAAVIDSTTLPGQSGWTLSLNNTVPGQTSISMSGANDLSNAGSLVNLFFAASGGAPGDSFALDISSVTFNEGIPFARTEPGTLVVGTTFGDVSRNGEIQAFDAALIFQFLLGYIEFTPLQETVADVSGDSLITEFDASLVLQFVVGLIDSFPIETGLVGAFPAIGNLVLEDVTAIPGETFDLNVSLEDGEGIYSGSFTLNYDSDVLEMVEVMSSDLTGEAMVSQRDEEGTLRLLFAGTKEITGGGSLFSVRFRVKDEAFEDSDVMLTDIRLNEEPVISEGSSVRIQLTTTGIAAGDEIGLPESFSLSQNYPNPFNPTTKIRYGLPFASTVSLTVYDLQGRLVRKLVDGMDAIGFHDVKWDGKNSIGKEVSSGIYLYRLIAASLGDNGGNRYVKTRKLLLLR; encoded by the coding sequence GTGTTATACTCTATAATTAGATTCATTCTATTTTACACGGTTATACTTTCAACAGCATTCCCGCAGGGGACGAACGTAGAGCTGCTGGGTCAATTTATAACCCCGGGAGACGCAGTGAGCGTCTTCATTGATGGTAATTATGCCTATATCGCGGATGCGAATCGGGATAGCCTTCTAATCGTTGACGTATCGGATGCTGGCAATCCATTCAAGGTAGGATCAGTTGACATTCCTGCCCCGGCGATTCAGGACGTTTACGTTGCCGGCAACCTAGCATATGTGTTAAGCACTCAGGTCTTCTATATTGTGGATGTCTCGGTTCCCTCTAATCCATTACAGGTAGGTACCGTTCCCCAGGACGGGAGGGGAGTATTCGTCTCTAGTAATATTGCCTATATCGCCAGTAGGCTCAATGGTCCACAACTTATTACAGTGGATGTGTCAGTTCCGAGCAGCCCCGTTGTATTGTCTTCCTTCGGGGTGTTTGGGGGAATTGGTTCTACCGGGTGGGATGTTTTCACTGTTGGCAACACCGCCTACATGGCCGCTGATACGTCCGGATTGCGTATAATAAATGTAGTTGATCCTAGTAGCCCTACTGAGTTAGGGTTTTATAACACGCCCGGAAATTCACGTGGTGTCTTCGTTACAGGCAGTTTCGCCTATGTCGCTGACGGGGACAGCGGCTTACGGATTATTGACGTTTCTGTGCCCAGCTCTCCGAACGAGGTAGGATTTTATGATACACCGGGTTTCGCATGGGCTGTTCAAGTACTTGGAGATTTCGCTTACATAGCGGACGGATGGTCCGGCATACGAATTATTGACGTCTCGGATCCTACCGCCCCGATTAGTGTTGGAAATTATGATTTTGACAGACACGCAAGGAGTGTTTTTGTATCGAATGATGGAACGATCTATGTAACGACAAATGTACTTGCAGCCAACGGGCTTTTCATATTCAAGGGACCGATAGCCACGGTTACTGCTCCGAGCGGGATCATTGCATCCGGTGATACCAGCTTCGTGCCATCATTTGTGACAGTCTCAGACCTGTCAAATCTTAATGTCACTTCCGCAGAATTAGTTCTGACTCACGACTCTTCTCTCACCGCGGTTGCTGCTGTTATAGACAGCACCACGCTACCCGGACAATCGGGCTGGACTCTTTCGCTGAACAACACCGTGCCCGGTCAGACATCAATTTCTATGAGTGGCGCTAATGACCTATCGAATGCCGGGTCACTTGTGAATCTCTTTTTTGCCGCTTCAGGGGGAGCTCCCGGTGACTCTTTCGCATTGGACATCTCCAGCGTCACTTTCAATGAAGGAATTCCCTTCGCTCGAACAGAGCCGGGTACTCTTGTAGTGGGGACAACATTCGGCGATGTGAGCCGGAACGGTGAGATTCAGGCTTTTGACGCCGCGCTCATCTTCCAATTCTTACTGGGTTACATTGAATTTACTCCTTTACAAGAAACTGTGGCTGACGTGAGCGGTGATAGTCTCATAACTGAATTCGACGCATCACTCGTACTGCAGTTTGTTGTGGGCTTAATCGATTCCTTTCCGATAGAGACAGGATTAGTAGGGGCCTTTCCTGCGATAGGAAATTTGGTCTTGGAGGATGTAACAGCGATTCCGGGCGAAACCTTTGACCTGAATGTATCTCTCGAAGACGGTGAAGGGATCTATTCCGGTTCTTTTACGCTCAATTACGATTCCGATGTTCTTGAGATGGTGGAAGTGATGTCCTCCGATCTGACCGGGGAGGCGATGGTAAGCCAACGAGATGAAGAGGGAACACTGCGCCTGCTTTTTGCCGGAACGAAAGAAATTACCGGTGGAGGATCATTGTTCAGTGTTCGCTTCAGGGTAAAAGATGAAGCTTTCGAGGACTCTGATGTAATGCTGACGGATATTCGATTGAACGAAGAGCCCGTAATATCCGAGGGCAGTTCTGTGCGTATCCAGTTAACAACGACTGGGATTGCTGCTGGGGATGAAATTGGGCTGCCTGAGAGTTTTAGTTTGTCACAGAATTATCCCAACCCATTCAATCCCACGACTAAAATCCGCTATGGATTACCCTTCGCCTCAACGGTTAGCCTTACCGTATATGATTTACAAGGGCGATTGGTTCGCAAGTTGGTTGATGGGATGGATGCGATCGGATTCCACGATGTAAAATGGGACGGAAAGAATTCCATCGGCAAAGAGGTAAGTAGCGGAATTTACCTTTACAGGCTTATTGCAGCATCTCTGGGTGACAATGGCGGTAATCGTTACGTTAAGACGCGAAAGCTATTGTTGCTCAGGTAG